A window of Puntigrus tetrazona isolate hp1 chromosome 11, ASM1883169v1, whole genome shotgun sequence contains these coding sequences:
- the nrtn gene encoding neurturin produces MKLWKFAAIGLILCGAALPLLVLKTTSSSRAPPPPPHRRASSSSLSPPSSSFTPSNSSSTAAAGGRHRRVRSADGGNSLVSEFMKMFQSFTEGELKQVIGTLVERKARRDAQQSKRTKRAKKRSKPCSLQEVEVTVSQLGLGYVSDETIVFHYCSGKCTTSRKNYDLTLAFMKRSRLLTRDQKDKARHSPCCRPTAYEEDISFLDNFNKYHTIQEFSAKACGCV; encoded by the exons ATGAAGTTATGGAAGTTTGCTGCCATCGGCCTGATTCTCTGTGGTGCTGCACTTCCCCTGCTCGTCCTTAAAACCACTTCCTCTTCCCGAGCCCCGCCCCCTCCTCCCCACCGCAGAGCTTCATCCTCATCACTTTCACCTCCATCTTCTTCATTCACGCCAAGCAACTCTTCGTCTACCGCTGCGGCAGGTGGACGGCATCGGAGAGTCAGATCAGCGGACGGAGGAAACTCTCTGGTATCAGAAT TCATGAAGATGTTCCAGAGCTTCACAGAGGGCGAGCTGAAGCAGGTCATTGGGACACTGGTGGAAAGGAAAGCCCGCAGAGATGCCCAGCAGAGCAAAAGAACTAAACGTGCAAAAAAACGATCCAAACCCTGTTCTCTGCAGGAGGTGGAGGTGACGGTCAGTCAGCTGGGGTTGGGATACGTCAGCGACGAGACTATAGTCTTCCATTACTGCAGCGGAAAGTGCACCACTAGCCGCAAAAACTATGACCTGACGCTGGCGTTCATGAAGCGCTCGAGGCTGCTAACAAGGGACCAGAAGGACAAAGCGCGACACAGCCCCTGCTGTCGGCCCACCGCGTACGAGGAGGACATCTCCTTCCTCGATAACTTCAACAAATACCACACGATCCAAGAGTTTTCGGCCAAAGCGTGCGGATGCGTCTGA